One region of Deinococcus yavapaiensis KR-236 genomic DNA includes:
- a CDS encoding DeoR/GlpR family DNA-binding transcription regulator — MLTSQRKQHILAVLKRDGQIVAKSLSQELGLSEDTIRRDLRDLAAEGLLQRVHGGALPASPAVATFEERTRIAPEGKIAIGQTAAKMIRPGQVVILDGGTTAVQVARHLPRDLQATIVTHSPTIAVELAAHPTVEVIVIGGRLFKHSIVAVGAAAIEAMSHVRADLFFMGVTGVHPEAGLSTGDLEDALVKRALSKRAAETVVLASSEKIGVASAYVIAPVAEASTLIVERDADREVIAELERSGLSLVRA, encoded by the coding sequence GTGCTCACGAGTCAACGCAAGCAACACATCCTCGCCGTTTTGAAGCGCGACGGCCAAATCGTCGCCAAGTCGCTCAGCCAAGAACTCGGCTTGTCGGAAGACACCATCCGCCGCGATCTGCGCGACCTCGCGGCCGAAGGGCTCTTGCAGCGCGTCCATGGCGGCGCGCTGCCCGCCTCGCCTGCCGTCGCCACCTTCGAAGAACGAACGCGCATCGCGCCCGAAGGCAAGATCGCGATCGGGCAGACGGCCGCGAAGATGATACGGCCCGGTCAAGTCGTGATTCTCGACGGCGGCACGACCGCCGTGCAGGTCGCACGCCACTTGCCGCGAGACCTTCAAGCAACGATCGTCACGCACAGCCCCACCATCGCCGTCGAGCTCGCCGCGCATCCCACCGTCGAAGTGATCGTCATCGGCGGTCGCCTGTTCAAACACTCGATCGTCGCCGTCGGCGCGGCGGCGATCGAGGCGATGAGTCACGTGCGCGCCGACTTGTTCTTCATGGGAGTGACCGGCGTGCATCCCGAGGCCGGCCTCAGCACCGGCGACCTCGAGGACGCCCTCGTGAAGCGGGCCTTGTCGAAGCGAGCCGCGGAAACGGTCGTGCTCGCGTCGAGCGAGAAGATCGGCGTCGCCTCGGCGTACGTGATCGCGCCCGTGGCCGAGGCGAGCACGCTCATCGTCGAGCGCGACGCCGACCGGGAAGTGATCGCCGAACTCGAACGCTCGGGCCTCTCGCTCGTGCGCGCTTGA
- a CDS encoding PAS domain S-box protein: MTQESRAAAPAIETSYLDVLFEQTRMAHALYDTNLRFLRVNEAFARLTGIAVDAHAGQTLWDVVPGIPPALIQAYRAVLSDGEPLRDFHYVVPTPRAPGGYCYRRANAFPVRDGQGVVTRLVVTIEELTPQILTEQAREASEARTRRLQDLTSALSSAVTVHDVHQLVLQEASRALGAYAATLIVPIDEDTLFVAGGTGYSDDVLTSWRRFSKTGRFPVVDAIRERRAIFLPTSDLSQSYPDMVPLLKPNTRAVAAVPLIANDRVLAALTLSFDDEQVITEENQAFSRAVVQQAAQALERARLYDEQRRAHDRAALLARVGETLAASLDVRVTLERITALTIEHVADWCAIYQPAPHFDDLPIERQRLLLVAVAHHDPTQIDTLRAMLHFPSDPASPISNEHVYRTGTPLLVPALPPEAIDAIPEEERRAMTRSLGLHSLITVPLVANGRKLGVLGVATSSSDRTLTHDDLLLTQELAHRAALALDLAQLYEAAALSEQRHRSLVEATSQIVWVRAPSGEFVADQPGWRTFTGQTEEQLLGWGWLNAVHPEDRPRVRRTWQDALESQALYTTEQRLRRHDGQYRVMHVRATPVRTRDGAIREWVGAQSDITERVQAEQQVRDSEARHRALVEHAAVGIVRTSPRGELLDVNPAAEKILGYSREELLRMTFMDFTYPEDGGEAGMSSFRRLMRGEIDAFNLEKRYVRKDGRVVWANLSGSAVRDEQGAPLYSVSIFEDITERKRAEARLRESEERFRRLVDASPTGIAVGASDGTLHLPNDAYLRMLGFTREEYEAGALNWTALTPPEYAEVDARAFRQVFAQGTSEPYEKEMLRRDGTRVPVGLVLARYDQHDETFVVGYVQDLSVQKAAERALREHGLELERRVEERTRTLAERTAALDAFVRFAELASSTTSVEDLTRHAVEVLRATVGPVSVAYYERRDHVWKAVTWSDDIPAEALAMIRAGIPVDQPTFSEAVQGRRAYYMEAWNAEREGLDDSRMYGAGALYPFYSGEEPVGLLNMATMRTSTWSGRHKAIFRAVGRSFALALERSEQTRQLQERTRELERSNAELERFAYVASHDLQEPLRTIASYSELLAVRYGSQMDDKGRLFLKFMTEGAQRMKVLIDDLLVFSRLNSVREPLRTVDANRPLSEASSRLQALIEQAGARVESERLPFVLGDEGELTQLFQNLIGNAVKFRRSDEPPVVRVTARAEDAMWHFTVADNGIGIEPQYQERVFGLFQRLHTRSEYDGTGLGLSIVRKVAERHGGRAWLESNVGIGTTVHFTLCKAEGGHD, translated from the coding sequence GTGACGCAGGAGTCCCGTGCCGCCGCGCCCGCCATCGAAACGTCGTACCTCGACGTTCTCTTCGAGCAGACACGAATGGCGCACGCCCTGTACGACACGAACCTCCGGTTCCTCCGAGTGAACGAGGCGTTCGCCCGCTTGACGGGCATCGCCGTGGACGCGCACGCGGGCCAAACGCTGTGGGACGTCGTTCCGGGCATTCCACCTGCCCTTATCCAAGCGTATCGAGCGGTCCTGAGCGACGGCGAACCCCTGCGAGACTTTCACTACGTCGTTCCGACACCTCGCGCACCCGGCGGATACTGCTACCGCCGAGCGAACGCCTTCCCCGTGCGCGACGGGCAGGGCGTCGTCACGCGCCTCGTGGTGACGATCGAGGAACTCACTCCCCAGATCCTCACCGAGCAGGCGCGTGAAGCGAGCGAGGCGCGCACGAGACGCTTGCAAGACCTCACGAGCGCCTTGTCGAGCGCCGTCACCGTCCACGACGTCCACCAGCTCGTCTTGCAGGAAGCGAGCCGCGCGCTCGGAGCGTACGCCGCGACCCTCATCGTGCCGATCGACGAGGACACGCTGTTCGTCGCCGGAGGAACCGGCTATAGCGACGACGTCCTCACGTCTTGGAGGCGCTTTTCCAAGACGGGACGCTTTCCCGTCGTCGACGCGATTCGCGAGCGACGAGCCATCTTCCTTCCCACGTCCGACCTGTCGCAGAGCTACCCGGACATGGTGCCTTTGCTCAAGCCGAACACTCGCGCCGTCGCCGCCGTTCCACTCATCGCGAATGACCGCGTGCTCGCCGCGCTCACCTTGTCCTTCGACGACGAGCAGGTCATCACCGAGGAGAATCAAGCGTTCAGCCGAGCGGTCGTGCAACAGGCCGCGCAGGCGTTGGAGCGCGCGCGCCTGTACGACGAGCAGCGGCGCGCGCACGACCGCGCCGCGTTGCTCGCCCGAGTCGGTGAGACTCTGGCGGCGTCGCTCGACGTTCGCGTGACCCTCGAACGCATCACGGCCCTCACGATCGAGCACGTCGCGGACTGGTGCGCGATCTACCAACCCGCGCCGCACTTCGACGATCTCCCGATCGAGCGCCAGCGTCTGTTGCTCGTCGCGGTCGCGCACCACGATCCCACGCAAATCGACACGCTCCGAGCGATGCTGCACTTCCCGAGCGACCCGGCCTCGCCCATTAGCAACGAGCACGTCTACCGCACCGGCACGCCCCTGCTCGTGCCGGCCTTGCCGCCCGAAGCGATCGACGCGATTCCCGAGGAGGAGCGGCGCGCCATGACCCGCTCGCTCGGCCTGCACTCCCTGATCACGGTGCCGCTCGTCGCGAACGGACGCAAACTCGGCGTGCTGGGCGTCGCCACTTCGAGTTCGGACCGCACCCTCACGCACGACGACTTGCTGCTCACGCAGGAACTCGCGCACCGAGCGGCGTTGGCGCTCGATCTCGCGCAGTTGTACGAAGCGGCCGCGTTGAGCGAGCAGCGCCACCGCTCTTTGGTCGAGGCCACCTCACAAATCGTGTGGGTGCGCGCGCCCAGTGGAGAGTTCGTCGCGGATCAGCCCGGCTGGCGAACTTTCACGGGGCAGACGGAAGAGCAACTGCTCGGCTGGGGTTGGTTGAACGCGGTGCATCCCGAGGATCGACCGCGCGTTCGGCGCACTTGGCAAGACGCGTTGGAATCGCAAGCGCTGTACACGACCGAGCAGCGGTTGCGGCGACACGACGGGCAGTACCGCGTGATGCATGTCCGCGCGACTCCCGTTCGGACGAGGGACGGCGCGATTCGCGAGTGGGTCGGGGCGCAAAGCGACATCACCGAGCGCGTGCAAGCCGAGCAGCAAGTGCGCGACAGCGAAGCGCGCCACCGCGCCTTGGTCGAGCACGCCGCCGTCGGCATCGTGCGGACCTCTCCTCGGGGCGAGCTGCTCGACGTGAATCCCGCGGCGGAGAAGATCTTGGGGTACTCGCGCGAAGAGTTGCTGCGCATGACGTTCATGGACTTCACCTACCCCGAGGACGGCGGCGAAGCGGGCATGTCGTCGTTTCGGCGCTTGATGCGCGGCGAGATCGACGCGTTCAACTTGGAGAAGCGCTACGTCCGCAAGGACGGCCGCGTGGTGTGGGCGAATCTCTCGGGGTCCGCCGTGCGTGACGAGCAGGGCGCCCCGCTGTACAGCGTTTCCATCTTCGAGGACATCACCGAGCGCAAGCGCGCCGAGGCGCGACTTCGGGAAAGCGAGGAGCGATTCCGGCGACTCGTCGACGCGAGCCCGACCGGAATCGCGGTCGGCGCGTCGGACGGCACGCTTCACCTTCCGAACGACGCCTACCTTCGCATGCTGGGCTTCACGCGTGAGGAGTACGAGGCGGGCGCGTTGAACTGGACGGCGCTCACGCCGCCCGAGTACGCGGAGGTGGACGCGCGAGCGTTTCGTCAGGTGTTCGCTCAAGGCACGTCCGAGCCGTACGAGAAGGAGATGCTGCGCCGAGACGGAACGCGCGTTCCCGTCGGCTTGGTCCTCGCGCGCTACGATCAGCATGACGAGACGTTCGTGGTGGGGTACGTGCAGGATCTCAGCGTGCAGAAGGCGGCGGAGCGCGCGCTGCGCGAGCATGGTCTGGAACTCGAGCGCCGCGTGGAGGAGCGCACGCGCACCTTGGCGGAACGAACCGCCGCGCTCGACGCCTTCGTGCGCTTCGCGGAGTTGGCATCCTCTACGACCAGCGTGGAGGACTTGACGCGGCACGCGGTGGAGGTGCTGCGCGCGACGGTCGGGCCGGTGAGCGTCGCTTACTACGAGCGGCGCGATCACGTGTGGAAGGCGGTGACGTGGTCGGACGACATCCCCGCCGAGGCGCTCGCGATGATTCGCGCGGGCATCCCGGTGGATCAGCCGACGTTCTCGGAAGCGGTGCAAGGGCGGCGGGCGTACTACATGGAAGCGTGGAACGCGGAACGCGAAGGCCTCGACGACTCGCGCATGTACGGTGCGGGCGCGCTGTACCCGTTCTATTCGGGCGAGGAACCCGTGGGATTGCTGAACATGGCGACGATGCGGACGTCGACGTGGTCGGGGCGCCACAAAGCGATCTTTCGCGCGGTGGGCCGAAGCTTCGCGTTGGCGTTGGAACGCAGCGAGCAGACGCGGCAGTTGCAGGAACGCACGCGCGAGCTGGAACGCTCGAACGCCGAGTTGGAGCGCTTCGCGTACGTCGCGAGTCACGACCTGCAAGAGCCGCTGCGCACGATCGCCAGTTACAGCGAACTGCTCGCCGTTCGCTACGGCTCTCAGATGGACGACAAGGGCCGCTTGTTCTTGAAGTTCATGACGGAGGGCGCGCAGCGCATGAAAGTCCTGATCGACGACTTGCTCGTGTTCTCGCGGTTGAATTCGGTGCGTGAACCGCTGCGCACGGTCGACGCGAACCGTCCTCTCTCGGAGGCCTCGTCGCGGTTGCAGGCCTTGATCGAGCAGGCGGGCGCGCGCGTCGAGTCCGAGCGGTTGCCGTTCGTGCTGGGAGACGAGGGGGAACTCACGCAGCTCTTCCAGAACTTGATCGGAAACGCCGTCAAGTTCCGTCGTTCGGACGAGCCGCCGGTCGTGCGCGTCACGGCGCGCGCGGAGGACGCGATGTGGCATTTCACCGTCGCCGACAACGGCATCGGAATCGAGCCGCAGTATCAAGAGCGGGTGTTCGGGTTGTTTCAGCGGCTGCACACGCGAAGCGAGTACGACGGGACCGGGCTGGGGTTGTCGATCGTGCGCAAGGTCGCCGAGCGTCACGGCGGGCGCGCGTGGTTGGAGTCGAACGTGGGAATCGGGACGACCGTGCACTTCACGCTTTGCAAGGCGGAGGGCGGCCATGACTGA
- a CDS encoding response regulator, with protein sequence MTDVLLVEDHDADVLLVREAVASFEQKVRLHVVRDGLAALWFLRRQGDYARCPSVQLVLLDSSMPRMNACEVLRELRTDEATRDVPVVVFSSSARPRDVHACTEAGANGYVVKPVDLASFMDVVQGLLKDWLRASR encoded by the coding sequence ATGACTGACGTGCTGTTGGTGGAGGACCACGACGCGGACGTGCTGTTGGTGCGCGAAGCGGTCGCGTCCTTCGAGCAGAAGGTGAGGCTTCATGTCGTTCGTGACGGCCTGGCGGCGTTGTGGTTCTTGCGGCGGCAAGGCGACTACGCGCGGTGCCCGTCGGTTCAGTTGGTGCTGCTCGATTCGAGCATGCCTCGCATGAACGCGTGTGAAGTGCTGCGGGAACTTCGCACGGACGAGGCGACGCGCGACGTGCCCGTCGTGGTGTTCAGCAGTTCCGCCCGACCTCGCGACGTCCACGCGTGTACCGAGGCGGGCGCGAACGGGTACGTCGTGAAGCCTGTCGATTTGGCGAGCTTCATGGACGTCGTGCAGGGGCTTTTGAAGGACTGGCTGCGGGCGAGTCGCTGA
- a CDS encoding MarR family winged helix-turn-helix transcriptional regulator, giving the protein MSRSLRDEIQQHQPFRSLEEEAALNLFRTTQLLADRGEAFYREHGLTPTQYNVLRILRGAGDGGLGRNEIRERLLSRMPDVTRLLDKMEDMELVRRVRSTTDRRCVPTALTEKGRALVDAMDEPVAAMHREQFGHLTPGQLHTLVEIMTQIRARLPQE; this is encoded by the coding sequence ATGAGCCGCTCGCTGCGTGACGAGATTCAACAACACCAACCTTTTCGAAGTTTGGAAGAGGAAGCGGCGCTCAACCTCTTCCGCACGACGCAACTTCTCGCGGACCGAGGCGAGGCGTTCTACCGCGAGCACGGCCTTACCCCCACCCAGTACAACGTGTTGCGCATCCTGCGCGGCGCGGGCGACGGAGGACTCGGGCGCAACGAGATTCGCGAGCGACTTTTGAGCCGCATGCCCGATGTCACCCGCCTTCTCGACAAGATGGAGGACATGGAGTTGGTACGGCGCGTGCGCAGCACCACCGACCGTCGCTGCGTCCCCACCGCCCTGACCGAGAAGGGCCGCGCGCTCGTCGACGCCATGGACGAGCCCGTAGCGGCGATGCACCGCGAGCAATTCGGGCACCTCACGCCCGGGCAACTGCACACTCTCGTCGAGATCATGACGCAAATTCGCGCCCGCCTGCCGCAAGAGTAA
- a CDS encoding VOC family protein translates to MNLPTVPYLTLPFDQVGQNPTRHALPANVQLGPVVLQIADLDASLDFYTNVIGLHLHGREEGQARAARLGTPEGEVLIELREKKGVKYAPHRGRLGLYHVAVLLPTRADLGRFIRHALGLGVHVGQSDHHYSEATYLKDPDGLTVEVYRDRPRDEWRVTQDGEIIGGGDLLDLGALDEAAGDAPWRGVPTGTTLGHLHFYVGDLDEAARFYHAGLGFPKVSWSAFPSALFLGAGGYHHHLGLNTWAAGSAPSGDDDARLLTWDLVLPDEATVERTARSLRAEGFSVTVTPSGLLADDPWGITVRLRTA, encoded by the coding sequence ATGAACCTCCCCACCGTCCCGTACCTGACCTTGCCCTTCGATCAAGTGGGCCAAAACCCGACTCGCCACGCCCTTCCAGCCAACGTCCAGCTCGGTCCGGTCGTCCTTCAAATCGCGGACCTGGACGCCTCCCTCGACTTTTACACGAACGTCATCGGCCTGCACCTTCACGGGCGCGAGGAAGGCCAAGCGCGCGCCGCCCGCCTCGGCACGCCCGAGGGTGAAGTCCTGATCGAGCTGCGCGAGAAGAAAGGCGTCAAGTACGCTCCGCACCGAGGACGCCTCGGCCTCTACCACGTCGCCGTCCTGCTCCCGACCCGCGCCGACCTCGGCCGTTTCATCCGCCACGCTCTCGGCCTCGGCGTGCACGTCGGCCAGTCCGACCACCACTACAGCGAAGCGACGTACCTCAAGGACCCCGACGGCCTCACCGTGGAGGTCTACCGAGACCGCCCCCGCGACGAGTGGCGCGTCACGCAAGACGGCGAGATCATCGGCGGAGGCGACCTCCTCGACCTGGGGGCGCTCGACGAAGCGGCGGGCGACGCGCCTTGGCGAGGCGTCCCGACCGGAACCACCTTGGGACACCTGCACTTTTACGTCGGCGACCTCGACGAAGCCGCGCGCTTCTACCACGCCGGGCTCGGCTTCCCGAAAGTTTCGTGGAGCGCCTTCCCCTCCGCCCTCTTCCTCGGCGCGGGCGGCTACCACCACCACCTCGGCCTCAACACCTGGGCGGCGGGAAGCGCCCCTTCCGGCGACGACGACGCGCGTCTGCTCACGTGGGACCTCGTGCTGCCCGACGAAGCGACCGTCGAACGCACCGCTCGCAGCCTTCGCGCCGAGGGCTTCTCGGTCACCGTCACGCCGAGCGGCCTGCTCGCCGACGACCCCTGGGGCATCACCGTCCGACTTCGCACCGCCTGA
- a CDS encoding VOC family protein yields MTHPVPHSHPTSRIDPKLSLGEVALTVRDLDLAVRFYQVALGLTLLAVENGRAVLGTPDGHPLVAVRHDSQAPTPPANASGLYHLAVALPTRADLARWLKHASQLGLRLGQSDHKTHEAFYFNDPEGNGIEIYHDWPRDQWPFKDGKFTSFDGAAIDIPNLLGTLAPSDAGWTNAPVGTRMGHVHLKMSDPNATRAFYDDVMGFDITADGMGAVFAAAGGYHHHLGNNAWHSRGGPTPPEAAQGLRHYTIELSNAAELDAVTARLRNAGTPVHVGLSGNVTHDPSGNRLLLRAAPSTVESALAAL; encoded by the coding sequence ATGACGCACCCCGTCCCCCACTCCCACCCCACCTCACGCATCGACCCAAAGCTCAGCCTCGGCGAAGTCGCCCTCACCGTCCGCGACCTCGACCTCGCCGTTCGCTTCTACCAAGTCGCGCTCGGGCTCACCCTCCTCGCCGTGGAAAACGGCCGCGCGGTGCTCGGCACGCCCGACGGGCACCCCCTCGTCGCCGTGCGGCACGATTCGCAAGCGCCCACGCCGCCCGCGAACGCCAGCGGCTTGTACCACCTCGCGGTCGCGCTTCCCACTCGGGCCGACCTCGCCCGCTGGCTCAAGCACGCCTCGCAACTCGGCTTGCGACTCGGCCAGTCCGACCACAAGACCCACGAGGCGTTCTACTTCAACGACCCCGAAGGGAACGGAATCGAGATCTACCACGACTGGCCGCGCGATCAGTGGCCCTTCAAGGACGGCAAGTTCACCTCCTTCGACGGTGCCGCCATCGACATCCCGAACTTGCTCGGCACCTTGGCCCCGAGCGACGCGGGATGGACGAACGCGCCCGTCGGCACCCGCATGGGCCACGTGCACCTCAAGATGAGCGATCCGAACGCGACCCGCGCCTTCTACGACGACGTCATGGGCTTCGACATCACCGCCGACGGCATGGGCGCCGTGTTCGCCGCGGCGGGCGGTTACCACCACCATCTCGGCAACAACGCCTGGCACAGCCGCGGCGGCCCCACACCTCCCGAGGCCGCCCAAGGGCTGCGACACTACACGATCGAGTTGTCGAACGCCGCGGAGTTGGACGCCGTCACCGCGCGGCTCCGAAACGCAGGCACGCCAGTGCACGTCGGCCTTTCCGGCAACGTCACCCACGACCCCTCGGGCAACCGCTTGCTGCTGCGCGCGGCGCCCTCGACGGTCGAGAGTGCCCTGGCCGCCTTGTGA